A window of Fictibacillus halophilus contains these coding sequences:
- a CDS encoding DoxX family protein, translating into MVSLGLLIIRLVVGLALAAHGAQKLFGWFGGYGLKGTGGWMESIGIKPGYTMALLAGLAEFAGGLLFAAGLFTEIGAVLIAGTMLVAAVKVHLQNGFWVTANGYEFNLVLIAVVVGVALIGAGDYSLDYLWLK; encoded by the coding sequence ATGGTATCATTAGGATTACTTATTATTCGATTAGTAGTGGGTCTAGCTCTAGCAGCACATGGAGCGCAAAAGTTGTTTGGATGGTTTGGCGGCTACGGGTTAAAAGGAACTGGGGGCTGGATGGAATCCATCGGTATCAAACCAGGGTATACGATGGCTCTATTAGCAGGTCTTGCTGAATTTGCAGGAGGACTTCTGTTTGCTGCCGGTTTATTCACAGAAATTGGTGCTGTTCTGATTGCTGGTACGATGCTTGTGGCTGCTGTTAAAGTTCACTTGCAGAACGGGTTTTGGGTAACGGCGAACGGTTATGAATTTAACCTTGTTTTAATCGCTGTAGTGGTAGGAGTCGCCTTAATTGGTGCAGGAGATTATTCTCTTGATTACCTTTGGTTAAAATAG
- the mgtE gene encoding magnesium transporter has protein sequence MFKEMSENQILLYVIKNLKELRKKEFQLLIDELHPYDIANVYKNLPEKHRHKFVTFLTTRQIASLIQELESDLQMEILNKLGIERSSHIMNLMENDDLADLLGNLEVNEIQDFLSSMKADESKTVQSLMQYDSDTAGGIMTNRFVWIPQVYTVRDAVEKLKTFAGFAENIYYLYVIDDDRKLVGVVSYRDLLLAEMDEKIEEIMYSRVISVPAETDQEEVARTIERYDFIAVPVTDEHDRLIGIVTVDDVLDVLIEEANEDIEKLSATGKSIDFQTSALVASYRRLPWLILLLFIGILSGSIISTFEGTIERAVALTYFMPMIAGMTGNTGTQSLAVVVRGLVSHDIDRPTIMKLILREFGVGFIIGITCGILISIVAYLWKGNLILGLVVGSSLFFTLIIGTLAGTLIPLLLYRFKIDPAVASGPLITTLNDIFSLLVYFGTATMFLSYLL, from the coding sequence TTGTTTAAAGAGATGTCAGAAAACCAGATTTTATTATATGTCATAAAAAACTTAAAAGAGTTGCGGAAAAAAGAGTTCCAACTTTTAATCGATGAACTTCACCCGTATGATATTGCAAATGTTTATAAAAATTTGCCTGAGAAGCACAGACATAAGTTTGTTACCTTTTTAACAACGAGACAGATTGCCTCTTTGATTCAAGAATTAGAAAGTGATCTTCAGATGGAGATTCTGAACAAGCTAGGCATTGAGCGGTCATCTCACATCATGAACTTAATGGAGAACGATGACTTAGCTGATCTTCTTGGCAACTTGGAAGTTAATGAGATCCAAGATTTCCTATCTTCCATGAAAGCAGATGAATCGAAAACGGTTCAAAGCCTTATGCAATATGATTCAGATACTGCTGGTGGTATCATGACCAACCGGTTTGTATGGATTCCACAAGTTTATACAGTTAGAGATGCGGTTGAAAAGCTAAAAACATTCGCCGGTTTCGCAGAGAATATTTATTACTTATATGTAATTGATGACGATAGAAAGCTTGTTGGTGTAGTCTCTTATCGTGATCTATTATTAGCAGAGATGGATGAGAAGATTGAGGAAATCATGTACAGCAGGGTTATATCCGTACCTGCGGAGACAGATCAAGAAGAAGTAGCGCGTACCATTGAGCGCTATGACTTTATTGCGGTCCCTGTAACGGATGAACATGATCGTTTGATCGGGATTGTTACAGTCGATGATGTGCTTGATGTATTAATTGAAGAAGCTAATGAAGACATCGAGAAGTTATCGGCAACGGGTAAATCCATTGATTTTCAGACGAGTGCACTTGTAGCTTCCTATAGAAGACTGCCATGGCTTATTCTGCTTTTGTTTATAGGAATTCTATCTGGAAGTATTATTAGCACGTTTGAAGGAACGATTGAACGCGCGGTTGCACTAACGTACTTTATGCCAATGATTGCAGGTATGACAGGGAATACGGGCACACAATCTCTTGCGGTTGTAGTTCGTGGACTTGTATCTCATGACATCGATCGCCCGACCATTATGAAACTAATACTCCGGGAATTTGGTGTTGGTTTTATCATTGGGATTACATGTGGAATCCTCATTTCGATCGTAGCTTATCTTTGGAAAGGGAATTTAATATTGGGGCTAGTTGTTGGTAGCTCTTTGTTCTTTACATTAATAATCGGTACGCTTGCAGGAACACTTATTCCTTTATTACTCTACAGATTTAAGATTGACCCAGCTGTAGCTTCAGGACCTCTTATTACCACACTGAATGATATTTTTTCCCTTTTGGTATACTTTGGTACGGCAACAATGTTCTTATCCTATTTACTATAA
- a CDS encoding GNAT family N-acetyltransferase — translation MIVKLDQTWHEKVMDYLSEEPALNLFIIADIENFGYETDSQDVWADVDDNGTITGILLRYKGNYLPYGKGEINAQAFSEIINGDTSYEMLSGKKEITEQFIPFLNFERTKELYFAELKDAKSLNKKIPRQNILQAEPKDVDSLMELKYLIKEFSIGKTARESLEQALTTKTGRTYFIKEEDVVVSCASSTAENSVSAMIVGVCSHPEKRNKGYASLCMEALCNDILAEGKTLCLFYDNPKAGSIYKRLGFEDIGFWSMNYAVQTAEIQNQQEKVL, via the coding sequence ATGATAGTGAAGCTGGATCAAACGTGGCACGAAAAAGTTATGGACTATTTAAGTGAAGAACCTGCACTAAACTTATTTATTATTGCTGACATTGAGAATTTTGGTTATGAAACAGATTCTCAAGATGTCTGGGCAGATGTTGATGATAACGGAACGATTACAGGTATTCTTCTCCGTTATAAAGGAAACTACCTTCCTTATGGAAAAGGGGAGATTAACGCACAAGCATTTTCAGAAATCATCAATGGAGATACAAGCTATGAAATGCTTTCTGGTAAAAAAGAAATTACCGAGCAGTTTATTCCCTTTTTAAATTTTGAGCGAACAAAAGAATTGTATTTTGCTGAATTGAAGGATGCTAAATCATTAAACAAAAAGATTCCTAGACAAAACATCTTACAAGCAGAGCCAAAAGATGTAGATAGCCTTATGGAATTAAAATACTTGATCAAAGAGTTCTCTATTGGAAAAACAGCTAGAGAAAGCTTGGAACAAGCATTAACGACGAAAACAGGTCGGACTTACTTTATAAAGGAAGAGGATGTAGTTGTTTCTTGTGCATCTTCTACGGCTGAAAATTCAGTGTCAGCGATGATTGTCGGCGTTTGTTCACACCCGGAAAAAAGAAACAAAGGGTATGCTTCACTATGCATGGAAGCACTATGCAACGATATTTTAGCTGAAGGAAAAACACTCTGTCTTTTCTATGATAATCCAAAAGCTGGCTCCATCTATAAGCGTTTAGGTTTTGAAGATATTGGGTTTTGGAGTATGAACTATGCTGTTCAAACAGCCGAAATACAAAACCAACAAGAAAAAGTGTTATAA
- a CDS encoding MDR family MFS transporter — MEHLEMRRKVIIMLSIMSAMLFAALNQTIVGTSLPKIIADLGGIEYYSWVFTIFMLTSSITAILVGKLSDIYGRKPFILLGIGVFTAGSLLCGISGSILELILYRGVQGFGGGMIMSTAFTAVGDLFPPRERGRWQGIMSSVFGLASVFGPTLGGYIVDHFHWHWVFWIFLPFGLVAFAAIYFLFPSVKRKEKESIDYTGSLLLTLTMVPLLLSFTWAGNQYDWVSVEIIGLFIVTIVAFFLFVATEKRVSSPVLPLDMFKNKVFTVSNIIGFFLGAGMFGSIMYMPFFIQGVMGTSATKSGFVMMPLTLAMVAGSTMSGQIITKTGKYKKLAMLGLFIMVSGMTSMHFMDTQTTNTTAILNMILVGSGLGIAFPIFTLTVQNAIEHKYLGVATSSVQLFRQLGGTIGVSIMGSVMNNSLADHFNKESQKLIASSPNFTSEMGEQIKELANPQVLLNQEAVLEKFSALPPESLNVIKQVLGILRESLSHALNGVFLTGAIVIGTAFLLTFLFLKEIPLRTSNEEKNTSHEQASERKLG, encoded by the coding sequence ATGGAACATCTAGAAATGCGGCGGAAAGTTATTATTATGCTTTCCATCATGTCTGCTATGCTTTTTGCAGCGTTAAACCAAACAATTGTTGGTACGTCCCTACCAAAGATCATTGCTGATCTTGGTGGAATTGAATACTACAGCTGGGTTTTTACGATTTTCATGCTCACTTCAAGTATCACAGCTATTTTAGTTGGAAAATTATCTGACATCTATGGAAGAAAACCATTTATCCTTTTAGGGATCGGCGTATTTACAGCAGGTTCACTTTTATGCGGTATATCTGGAAGCATTCTAGAACTCATCTTATATAGAGGTGTTCAAGGTTTTGGAGGCGGTATGATCATGTCAACAGCTTTCACAGCAGTTGGTGATCTATTTCCACCTCGCGAACGCGGCAGATGGCAAGGTATTATGAGCAGCGTTTTCGGTTTAGCAAGCGTGTTTGGCCCTACATTAGGAGGATACATCGTCGATCACTTTCATTGGCATTGGGTATTCTGGATCTTCCTTCCTTTTGGCCTTGTCGCTTTTGCTGCTATATACTTTTTATTTCCTTCTGTAAAAAGAAAGGAGAAAGAATCTATTGATTACACAGGTTCGTTGCTATTAACGTTAACAATGGTTCCTCTTCTCCTATCATTTACCTGGGCAGGAAATCAATATGATTGGGTTTCTGTAGAAATCATCGGACTTTTCATTGTAACGATCGTAGCTTTCTTTTTGTTTGTTGCAACGGAAAAGCGTGTATCAAGCCCTGTCCTACCACTTGATATGTTCAAAAATAAAGTGTTCACCGTTTCTAATATAATCGGATTCTTCTTAGGGGCTGGCATGTTTGGGTCTATCATGTATATGCCTTTCTTTATTCAAGGTGTAATGGGAACTTCCGCAACTAAATCCGGTTTCGTAATGATGCCCTTAACACTTGCTATGGTTGCAGGAAGCACAATGAGCGGGCAGATCATAACAAAGACAGGTAAGTACAAGAAATTGGCTATGCTTGGATTGTTCATCATGGTCAGTGGTATGACGAGCATGCATTTTATGGATACTCAAACGACTAATACGACAGCAATCCTTAATATGATTCTCGTTGGTTCTGGACTTGGAATCGCATTTCCGATCTTCACCTTAACTGTTCAGAACGCGATTGAGCATAAGTATTTGGGTGTTGCGACTTCATCTGTTCAGCTGTTCAGACAGCTTGGCGGAACGATTGGTGTTTCAATCATGGGAAGTGTAATGAACAACTCTCTAGCAGACCACTTTAACAAAGAGTCTCAAAAGTTAATCGCATCTTCTCCTAATTTTACATCTGAAATGGGCGAGCAGATTAAAGAGCTGGCGAACCCACAAGTGTTGCTGAACCAAGAAGCTGTTTTAGAAAAATTTAGCGCATTACCACCTGAATCCTTAAACGTCATTAAACAAGTGCTGGGTATTTTGCGCGAGTCACTGAGTCATGCTTTAAACGGTGTGTTTTTGACTGGTGCCATCGTGATTGGTACTGCATTCTTACTAACCTTCTTATTCTTGAAAGAAATTCCACTAAGAACTTCTAATGAAGAAAAGAATACTTCACATGAACAAGCTTCAGAACGGAAGCTTGGGTAA
- a CDS encoding MarR family winged helix-turn-helix transcriptional regulator, which translates to MENREQTPLRNDLERELEMSLRRLFRTLRKGLNEVYSDYIPSNEFAVLQTLFIQSPLMASEIANELKVSSSHITAVTDRLVGKNYIQRVRSDSDRRIVYLEITEDGKEIARKMDSIKNNYLEKKFAALTDEDIKRMIDSSTKLLD; encoded by the coding sequence ATGGAAAATAGAGAACAAACCCCATTAAGAAACGATTTAGAACGCGAATTGGAAATGAGCCTACGTAGACTTTTTCGTACGTTAAGAAAAGGTCTAAACGAAGTGTACTCTGATTATATTCCTAGCAATGAGTTTGCTGTTCTTCAGACTTTATTTATTCAAAGTCCTTTAATGGCTTCCGAAATCGCTAACGAATTAAAAGTTTCCTCAAGCCATATTACTGCAGTTACTGATCGGCTTGTTGGCAAGAACTATATTCAGCGCGTACGATCGGATTCAGACCGTCGGATCGTCTATTTGGAAATTACTGAAGACGGTAAAGAAATCGCACGAAAAATGGACAGCATTAAAAATAATTACCTAGAAAAAAAGTTTGCTGCTTTAACAGACGAAGACATAAAGCGAATGATAGATTCTTCAACAAAACTGCTTGATTAA
- a CDS encoding N-acetylmuramoyl-L-alanine amidase, giving the protein MKEKYQIITQLIKKEWKQRPGGNRVPRYAVAHDTGNPNSTAQQNYDYFNSRQLDASAHVFIDDKQILLIIPLHEKAWHVRSNVSDANEWGIGVELCYGPSIDFNKAYSRYVWFFAYLCEMYHWDPARDIKGHFQLDPKRRTDPLNCFHQYGKTFPFFIEDVKYELKKFVVNQNEFKELVTAEGRLYKVQIGAFTSRKNAENLSRKAKAAGFAVHIDYS; this is encoded by the coding sequence ATGAAAGAAAAGTATCAGATTATAACTCAACTTATTAAGAAGGAATGGAAGCAACGCCCAGGCGGTAATCGTGTACCACGTTATGCGGTTGCTCACGATACCGGTAACCCTAACTCAACTGCTCAGCAGAATTATGATTATTTCAACAGCAGACAGCTAGACGCTTCAGCACATGTTTTCATAGATGATAAACAGATATTATTGATTATTCCATTACATGAAAAAGCATGGCACGTTCGCTCTAACGTATCGGATGCCAATGAATGGGGAATTGGAGTAGAGCTGTGCTATGGACCGTCGATTGATTTTAACAAAGCTTATAGCCGTTACGTATGGTTTTTTGCTTATTTATGTGAGATGTACCATTGGGACCCCGCTCGGGACATAAAAGGCCACTTTCAGTTAGATCCCAAACGTAGAACGGATCCTTTAAACTGTTTTCACCAATACGGTAAGACATTTCCGTTTTTCATTGAAGATGTTAAGTATGAGTTGAAAAAGTTTGTTGTTAATCAGAACGAGTTTAAAGAACTTGTTACTGCAGAAGGAAGGCTCTATAAGGTGCAGATAGGAGCATTTACATCAAGAAAAAATGCCGAAAATCTTTCTCGAAAAGCTAAAGCTGCAGGATTTGCTGTTCATATCGATTATTCTTAA
- a CDS encoding STAS domain-containing protein, whose amino-acid sequence MEQQLRELGKKIIEHKYDLSKKIDEVRLSRGEQPADLTEFVLKLRGELFSFFGQALYEDMRTSEEQFISWGRKNGELAVQHEVPLDKALSSTRYYRMVLWNFIRNEMNNEKFTVETVLKAASIIDPLLDETVHAFSVAYVENNNRVLGLAREAIEELSVPVVRLTRAVAVLPLVGTIDTHRSKLIMETSLQKCMELQIEHLFIDLSGVAVIDTMVAHNLFKVINSLKLLGVNVTLSGMRPELAQTVVSLGISFDGFSIAGNLYQELEAMGIRPQKNK is encoded by the coding sequence ATGGAGCAACAATTGAGGGAATTAGGGAAAAAGATCATTGAACATAAATATGATCTATCAAAGAAAATTGATGAGGTGCGCTTATCACGTGGTGAGCAACCAGCAGATCTTACGGAGTTTGTGCTGAAATTACGGGGAGAACTATTTTCATTCTTTGGACAAGCTCTTTATGAAGACATGAGAACATCTGAAGAGCAATTTATTAGCTGGGGAAGAAAGAATGGTGAGCTTGCTGTTCAACACGAAGTTCCATTAGATAAAGCCTTAAGCAGTACTAGGTACTATAGAATGGTACTATGGAATTTCATTCGTAACGAAATGAACAACGAGAAATTCACCGTTGAAACAGTTCTGAAAGCTGCATCGATCATCGACCCATTATTGGATGAAACGGTACATGCTTTTAGTGTCGCATACGTTGAAAATAATAATCGTGTACTTGGATTGGCTCGAGAAGCGATTGAAGAGCTCTCTGTACCTGTTGTAAGATTGACAAGAGCAGTTGCAGTTCTTCCACTCGTAGGTACGATTGATACGCATCGGTCAAAGTTGATTATGGAAACGTCCCTTCAAAAATGCATGGAATTACAAATCGAACATCTATTTATCGATCTATCTGGTGTAGCAGTGATTGATACGATGGTAGCTCATAATTTATTTAAAGTTATCAATTCTCTTAAGCTTTTAGGTGTTAATGTAACCTTGAGCGGGATGAGACCTGAGCTCGCACAAACAGTCGTATCGCTAGGAATCAGTTTCGACGGATTTTCTATTGCTGGAAACTTGTATCAGGAGCTTGAAGCGATGGGGATACGACCTCAAAAGAATAAATAA
- a CDS encoding serine/threonine protein kinase: protein MEHFIQLARKLNKEIMIESQSPFDPVCPVNTPHPWQMLGCGNYAAVFSHPDHPDYVVKIYGRDEHELLEEKKVYDRLGTHPGFSVCYYSEQRFLILKRIEGMTLYDCVHKGVKIHENVIYDIDEAVRHARDKGLFPNDVHGKNVMISNNRGIIVDVSDFSRYETCRKWKDLRRAYFTIYKKTLYHFPIKIPYFVLNGVRIGYRYYRKLKISKSKGHK, encoded by the coding sequence ATGGAACACTTTATCCAGCTAGCCAGAAAATTGAACAAGGAGATTATGATTGAAAGTCAGAGCCCTTTTGATCCGGTATGTCCCGTTAATACTCCACACCCTTGGCAGATGCTAGGCTGTGGGAATTATGCAGCGGTTTTTTCACATCCCGATCATCCAGATTATGTAGTTAAGATTTATGGCAGGGATGAGCACGAATTATTAGAGGAAAAAAAGGTTTATGATCGACTAGGCACACACCCAGGATTTTCTGTTTGCTATTATTCGGAACAACGGTTTTTAATCTTAAAACGTATTGAAGGAATGACTCTTTACGACTGCGTGCATAAAGGAGTAAAGATCCATGAAAATGTGATTTATGACATTGACGAAGCAGTAAGGCATGCGAGAGACAAGGGATTGTTTCCTAATGATGTGCATGGGAAAAATGTGATGATATCCAATAATAGAGGAATTATTGTGGATGTTTCTGATTTTAGTCGATATGAAACTTGCAGAAAATGGAAGGATTTACGAAGGGCTTATTTCACCATTTACAAGAAAACTCTTTATCACTTTCCCATAAAGATTCCGTATTTTGTTTTGAACGGAGTAAGGATAGGGTATAGGTACTACAGAAAGTTAAAAATATCCAAAAGTAAAGGTCATAAATAA
- a CDS encoding GGDEF domain-containing protein codes for MENFQLDLRALKKNLLPGFMKSIPAMIHTHKEHLRNNEDFHTFLNGFVEQYEKILEKFLRGIVHAVFLEEERFESFLKHGEQKAFRSGIHFLRHQRIPHQALACFTTSISESVLFEVKKATINEPLVIQLFMLDRWNRISHRAVTGFLSGFSSQQFKDLKEISIRDPLTNLYNRRYFYDCLEKELTKAHKLKLPLTLVMFDINNFKLINDELGHHAGDEILQQIAELSKRLKLFSGFRFGGDEFVFLLPGITENEAYILIEKLESQLIVWNDSISLAYGAIELLADACENIDYYLQLADERMYTNKRARSENKSLI; via the coding sequence ATGGAAAACTTCCAACTAGACTTACGCGCACTCAAAAAAAACTTGTTGCCAGGATTTATGAAGTCTATTCCAGCTATGATACATACACACAAAGAGCATCTAAGAAATAATGAAGACTTTCATACGTTTTTAAACGGTTTTGTTGAGCAATATGAAAAGATACTAGAGAAATTTTTACGCGGAATCGTGCATGCTGTCTTTTTAGAAGAAGAACGATTTGAGTCTTTTTTAAAACATGGAGAACAAAAAGCATTTCGTTCAGGTATTCATTTTTTAAGACATCAACGAATTCCTCATCAAGCATTAGCGTGTTTTACAACGAGTATTAGTGAATCTGTTTTATTTGAAGTAAAAAAAGCAACGATAAACGAGCCGTTAGTGATACAACTGTTCATGTTAGATCGTTGGAATCGGATTTCTCACAGAGCTGTAACAGGATTTCTAAGCGGTTTCTCCTCTCAACAATTTAAAGATCTTAAAGAGATTAGCATTCGCGATCCACTAACAAATCTGTATAATCGCCGTTACTTTTATGATTGTTTAGAAAAAGAGCTCACAAAAGCGCACAAACTAAAACTTCCTCTTACACTTGTCATGTTCGATATTAATAATTTTAAATTAATCAATGATGAGCTAGGACATCACGCAGGTGATGAAATTCTTCAGCAGATCGCAGAACTTTCCAAGCGGTTAAAATTGTTCTCTGGATTTAGATTTGGTGGAGATGAATTTGTTTTTCTATTACCAGGAATCACTGAAAATGAAGCGTACATCTTAATTGAAAAGCTAGAGAGTCAACTTATCGTTTGGAATGATTCCATCTCATTAGCATACGGTGCAATAGAACTACTTGCAGATGCTTGCGAGAATATCGATTATTATCTACAGCTGGCTGATGAGCGGATGTACACGAACAAAAGAGCTAGGAGTGAAAATAAATCACTCATTTAA
- a CDS encoding GGDEF domain-containing protein: MKDSFTITEHRSETISSLLRWFFLVLCIPVFYYQPISSVLKYETDTFPILFIIGIIYMTSTQIVLHRLPETSLYYRVFTRGGIVFDCLAYAWLMQLSGGADSPFVSVGYLIVIHAALYWRLRGAFIVGTASFAILCYFFIRDSGYMNTLSSFEFLMKSIFLWLIAFYGGVIASKERQYYFEKTMYQLQSEQDYLTGLLNHRKFQEDVLEKTKQNKPFTLVLCDIDRFKWFNDQHGHLIGDEVLKLVGATFKRFISLKEGETYRYGGEEFAWILHTTCLAEVKNTVETINCHLENFPYTSDEKALPVTLSYGIANYVEGEKPSQIIQRADMLLYEAKAAGRNTCKLDTVRVEENQLTL; encoded by the coding sequence ATGAAAGATTCATTTACGATTACCGAACACCGTTCTGAAACCATATCGTCTTTATTACGGTGGTTCTTTTTAGTACTTTGTATACCTGTTTTTTATTATCAACCTATTTCAAGCGTGCTCAAATATGAAACGGATACTTTTCCGATTCTCTTTATAATAGGGATCATATATATGACATCCACACAAATCGTATTGCATAGATTGCCTGAGACGTCTTTGTACTACCGTGTCTTTACCAGGGGTGGCATTGTTTTTGATTGTCTCGCTTACGCCTGGTTGATGCAGCTTTCAGGTGGAGCTGACAGCCCGTTTGTTTCTGTAGGTTATTTAATCGTTATTCATGCCGCTCTGTATTGGAGGTTAAGGGGTGCCTTCATAGTAGGAACAGCGAGTTTTGCCATCCTCTGCTACTTTTTCATAAGAGATAGCGGATATATGAACACACTTTCTTCCTTTGAATTTTTGATGAAAAGTATCTTCTTATGGTTAATTGCTTTTTACGGAGGTGTGATTGCTTCTAAAGAAAGACAATATTATTTTGAGAAGACTATGTATCAGCTTCAATCGGAACAAGACTATTTAACAGGTTTGCTGAATCATCGAAAATTTCAAGAAGACGTCTTGGAAAAGACAAAACAGAATAAGCCTTTTACACTTGTGTTATGTGATATTGATCGTTTTAAATGGTTTAACGATCAGCATGGTCATTTAATCGGTGATGAAGTGCTTAAGCTTGTTGGAGCTACATTTAAACGCTTCATTTCTCTAAAAGAAGGAGAAACTTATCGATATGGAGGAGAAGAGTTTGCCTGGATTCTCCATACGACATGCTTAGCAGAAGTGAAAAATACAGTAGAAACAATCAATTGTCATTTAGAAAACTTTCCGTACACGTCAGATGAAAAGGCGTTGCCTGTTACACTTAGTTATGGCATTGCGAATTATGTAGAAGGTGAAAAACCTTCGCAGATTATCCAAAGAGCTGATATGCTGCTATACGAAGCAAAGGCAGCAGGGAGAAATACATGTAAACTGGATACTGTCAGAGTGGAGGAAAATCAGCTAACGTTGTAG